A genomic segment from Vicia villosa cultivar HV-30 ecotype Madison, WI unplaced genomic scaffold, Vvil1.0 ctg.000106F_1_1, whole genome shotgun sequence encodes:
- the LOC131624131 gene encoding uncharacterized protein LOC131624131, whose protein sequence is MLVRKTYVILIFKRDLVQWNPHSSGCFKCNVDAAFNQRVGSTDRGWCIRNDHGNFIAAGTAWDMCNFSVLEAEALALKEAIQASSTFHNAPMIFESDSQQVVKALGSNSKGSSEFITIINSIKSLLLDFPNFEVKFIKRQANMVAHNLAKAANFWSRRCLFDVIPPCITFHLINESS, encoded by the exons ATGTTG GTTAGAAAAACCTATGTTATATTGATATTTAAAAGAGATTTGGTTCAGTGGAATCCGCATTCTTCTGGTTGTTTTAAATGTAATGTCGATGCCGCGTTTAATCAGCGTGTCGGATCTACGGATCGTGGTTGGTGTATTCGCAACGATCATGGTAACTTTATTGCCGCAGGTACTGCGTGGGATATGTGTAATTTCTCGGTGCTAGAGGCGGAGGCCTTAGCTCTTAAGGAAGCAATCCAAGCTAGTTCTACGTTTCACAATGCTCCAATGATTTTTGAGAGTGATTCCCAACAGGTGGTTAAAGCTCTTGGTTCCAATTCGAAGGGTAGTTCGGAGTTTATCACTATTATTAATTCTATTAAGTCGTTACTTCTAGATTTTCCCAACTTTGAGGTTAAGTTCATaaagcgtcaagcgaatatggttgcccatAATTTAGCCAAGGCGGCCAATTTTTGGTCTCGACGCTGTTTGTTTgatgtaattcctccttgtattacTTTCCATTTGATTAATGAAAGCAGTTGA
- the LOC131624113 gene encoding annexin Gh1-like, with amino-acid sequence MSTLKVPHSPPSVSDDVEQLRKAFSGWGTNEDLIISILGHRNASQRKVIRETYAQTFGEDLLKALDKELTSDFERLVHLWALESAERDAFLANEATKKWTSSNQVLVEIACTRSSDQLFSAKKAYHVLYKKSLEEDVAHHTTGDYRKLLLPLVSAHRYEGDEVNLTIAKSEAKILHEKISKKAYNDDDLIRILATRSKAQVNATLNHYKDAFGKDINKDLKEDPKDEFLSLLRSTVKCLTRPEKYFAKIVRLSINKRGTDEGALTRVVATRAEIDLKIVADEYQRRDSVPLDRAIVKDTTGDYEKMLLALLGHDDA; translated from the exons ATGTCGACACTGAAAGTTCCTCATTCTCCTCCATCTGTCTCCGATGACGTTGAGCAGCTCCGCAAAGCCTTTTCAG gtTGGGGGACTAATGAAGATTTGATTATATCGATCTTGGGACATAGGAATGCTAGTCAGAGGAAGGTTATCAGAGAAACTTATGCTCAGACTTTTGGAGAAGATCTCCTTAAGGCCTTGGACAAAGAACTTACTAGTGACTTTGAG AGGCTGGTCCATCTTTGGGCGCTTGAATCTGCGGAACGTGATGCTTTTTTGGCGAACGAAGCAACGAAAAAATGGACATCAAGCAATCAAGTTCTGGTGGAAATAGCTTGCACCAGATCTTCTGATCAGTTGTTTTCTGCAAAGAAGGCTTATCATGTTCTTTATAAGAAGTCTCTTGAGGAAGATGTTGCTCATCACACAACCGGAGACTACCGTAAG CTTCTATTACCTCTGGTTAGTGCTCACCGCTATGAAGGAGATGAAGTCAACTTGACTATAGCAAAATCCGAGGCAAAGATACTTCACGAAAAGATTTCGAAAAAGGCTTATAACGACGACGATCTCATTAGGATTCTGGCCACAAGGAGCAAAGCACAAGTTAATGCTACTTTGAATCACTACAAGGATGCATTTGGAAAAGACATAAACAAG GACCTGAAAGAAGATCCAAAAGACGAGTTTCTGTCATTGCTGAGATCAACTGTCAAGTGCTTGACTCGTCCTGAGAAGTACTTTGCGAAGATAGTTCGTCTGTCGATCAATAAGCGAGGAACGGATGAAGGGGCTCTTACAAGAGTTgtggcaacaagagctgaaattGACTTGAAAATTGTGGCTGATGAGTATCAAAGGAGGGACAGTGTCCCTCTTGATCGTGCCATTGTTAAGGACACCACTGGTGACTATGAGAAAATGCTTTTGGCACTCTTAGGACATGATGATGCTTGA
- the LOC131624132 gene encoding putative pumilio homolog 7, chloroplastic, which produces MNDRRDHEYDHDYHRLSVDLSAMTLSDEDHHRQHQPNNISNSNVPRIRGRNVVDSNSNNNINNMPDFYETHAYNNNNNTVEDETVTATYPRYQNNMGSPKSLFGVSSLSDIKWGMQKGNTFAGVSQMGSSLDLGNGNTVSYGHYYGHGRGRVVPVQLQNSSYNNPYEQQQQQQRIVYPSPPTRSSFAAMENDFPSNPINPIMYASPNVNNAPSSALYYPSNSHFQLPQSPYPTRPIEEPLAFKCDNSFILQERDWNSFLGGAGAGAASKYSYSQGGVIPQTSHHFPVRTENTRATIVADDDNDVQQPLMNFGYLPALQSYMIQTAKDQNGGRQLQKLVEEGSVDDKEMVFTGVIENIVELMMDPFGNYLVQKLLEFCREDQRLQIVHMLTKEPGQLVRTSLNTHGTRVVQVLISTIKSRRQIALVRAAIQPAFLELVKDLNGNHVIQRCLTCFSVQDNEFIFDAATKFCLDVATHQHGCCVLQRCIDYSKGKSQERLVKEICKHGFHLAQDPYGNYVVQYIIQMQIPSAIAKFTAQFRGNYVTLSTQKFSSHVVEKCLKYIPETRARIVQELLSIPRFECLLQDPFGNYVLQCALDNTKGSLLTSLVDAVRAHKNLRTSPYCKRTFSKIQLKK; this is translated from the exons atgaatgaTCGTCGTGATCATGAATATGATCATGATTATCATCGATTGTCTGTTGATCTTTCTGCTATGACCCTTTCAGATGAAGATCATCACCGTCAACATCAACCTAACAACATCAGCAACAGCAATGTTCCAAGAATCCGAGGTCGTAATGTTGTTGATTCAAActcaaacaacaacatcaacaacatgcCTGATTTTTATGAAACTCATGcatacaacaacaataacaacactgTTGAAGATGAAACAGTGACAGCAACTTACCCACGTTATCAAAACAACATGGGTAGTCCAAAATCACTTTTTGGGGTTTCATCACTCTCTGATATTAAGTGGGGTATGCAAAAAGGTAACACCTTTGCTGGAGTTTCTCAAATGGGTTCTTCTCTTGATCTTGGAAACGGAAACACTGTTTCTTATGGTCATTATTATGGACATGGTAGAGGAAGGGTTGTTCCGGTTCAGCTTCAAAACTCATCTTATAATAACCcttatgaacaacaacaacagcagcagCGTATTGTGTATCCTTCACCACCAACAAGATCTTCTTTTGCTGCTATGGAAAACGATTTTCCTTCCAATCCTATTAATCCTATTATGTATGCTAGTCCAAATGTTAACAATGCTCCTTCATCAGCACTTTATTATCCTTCTAATAGCCATTTTCAGCTTCCTCAATCTCCTTATCCTACTAGACCTATTGAGGAACCCTTGGCTTTTAAATGTGATAATAGTTTCATTCTTCAAGAGAGGGACTGGAATTCATTCTTGGGTGGGGCTGGTGCTGGTGCTGCCTCAAAGTATTCATACTCACAGGGGGGAGTGATTCCTCAAACTTCTCATCATTTTCCTGTTAGAACTGAAAACACTCGGGCTACTATCGTAGCCGACGATGATAATGATGTACAACAGCCTTTGATGAACTTTGGTTATTTGCCTGCTCTACAAAGTTACATGATTCAGACTGCAAAGGATCAGAATGGTGGTCGTCAGCTGCAGAAATTGGTAGAGGAAGGGAGTGTCGATGATAAGGAAATGGTGTTTACTGGTGTTATTGAGAACATTGTTGAGCTTATGATGGATCCTTTTGGGAACTATCTTGTGCAGAAGTTGCTGGAGTTTTGTAGGGAAGATCAGAGGTTGCAGATTGTTCATATGTTGACTAAGGAGCCTGGTCAGCTAGTCAGGACATCCTTAAACACACATGG TACAAGAGTGGTCCAGGTGCTGATTTCTACCATCAAATCAAGGAGGCAAATTGCATTAGTGAGGGCTGCAATTCAACCTGCTTTTCTTGAGCTTGTCAAGGATCTCAATGGAAACCATGTCATACAACGTTGTTTGACCTGCTTTAGTGTTCAAGATAACGAG TTTATCTTTGATGCTGCAACAAAATTCTGTCTTGATGTTGCTACACATCAACATGGCTGCTGTGTGCTTCAAAGGTGCATTGATTATTCAAAGGGAAAGAGTCAAGAAAGGCTTGTCAAAGAAATCTGCAAACATGGCTTTCATCTTGCTCAAGATCCATATGG AAACTATGTTGTTCAGTACATCATCCAGATGCAGATTCCAAGTGCTATAGCCAAGTTTACTGCTCAGTTCAGGGGAAACTATGTCACCCTCTCCACTCAAAAGTTCAGCAGCCATGTGGTTGAGAAGTGCCTCAAATATATTCCTGAGACTAGAGCCAGAATTGTCCAAGAATTGTTGTCTATTCCCCGCTTCGAGTGTCTTCTCCAAGACCCGTTTGGAAACTATGTCCTTCAATGCGCCCTTGACAATACCAAG GGGTCGTTGCTTACATCTTTGGTTGACGCGGTCAGAGCGCACAAGAACTTGCGCACGAGCCCATATTGCAAGAGGACCTTCTCAAAAATCCAGCTGAAGAAGTGA